GTGAGGCTAGCATAATTTGATTCTTACATCAATTTTGGGTTATCTAATGGGTTTCTTACTATACTTTAGAAGAGAGTATATAGCACCATATATAGAGTTTTGCACTGTGATTACAACAAATGAATTATTGGAAGCAAAATGGGTGGATTCTAGGCTGAGTATCTGAGAGTACTTTGAAATGTTTGaggaaaaaaagcaattaaaagataagctattttgtcataaaaattttgaatttacatattttttcataatacacactttccaaaAACTTTAAGGAGTCTCTTCATATGTTACTGAATTTGgatatttcctttatatttaatttttttcttaacatttatttgatgaacatacatttccaaagcacagcatatggattacaatggcttcccccccccataacttccctcaatccgcaaccctcctctcctgctccctctcctcttccattcacatcaagattcattttcaattctctttatatacagaagatcagtttagtatatattgagtaaagatttcaacagtttgcacccacatagaaacacaaagtgtaaaatactgtttcagtactagttatagcattacttcacaatgtacaacgcattaaggacagagatcctacatgaggagtaagtgcacagtgactcctgttgttgacttaactaattgacactcttgtttatggcatcagtaatctccctaggctcttgttatgagttgccaaggctatggatccttttgagttcaccgactccgatcatatttagacaaggtcatagtcaaagtggaagttctctcctcccttcagagaaaggtacctccttctttgatggccccgttccttccactgggatctcatgcgcggagatccttcatttaggtcttcttttttttttttccagagtgtcctggctttccatgcctgaaatactctcatgggcttttcagccagatccgaatgccttaaggactgattctgagggcagagtgctgtttaggacatctgccattctatgagtctgcagtgcatcccgcttcccatgttagatcgttctctccctttttgattctatcagttagtattagcagacactagtcatgtttatgtgatccctttgactcttagtcctgtcattatgatcaattttgaactgaaatcgatcacatggactagtgagatggcattggtacatgccaccttgatgggattgaattagaatcccctggcatttacatttaatttttaaaatggcctCACGTGGTGTTTTCCAATGGCTTCCCTGTTTTTATAAAACATAGGAgtatatttttcaataatttgtgttttatcatttttctattttaatacagACCTTTACTTTGTTAGAACAATTTAACATAttgagaataaaaaatatttggttGGCAAGTAATCTAAAATTGTTTCAAATGCTGGTTTCAGGTATTTTTCAGGATGGCATGTTTTAGGTGGAATTGGACATGAACATTTATgtagcataaaattaaataacatttgtcttcctttcttttgtcCATGCATCCTCAATTACAATTTTACAAACACATGTGCTAActgtaatactttattttttctcataaacTACTTAGAGTCTCTGGAATTTATTTTGCTACATTTATGAGTAGATTAACATAGTTTTATGTCCCACTGTGGTTTACTTTCAACATTAATTGAATAACTCATTTCTCTACTGACTGCCAGTACTACCTTTCTTATTCATGAAACAATGGTATGTATAGCCAGGTCATTTCTCTTTCTTACAACCTTTCCTTCTCTTGTTTTCATGTATTCTGGTACCATTACCACCCTAGTCACAACAGCATAGTTAATTAGGAATTGCAATTGCTGTTTCTAGAAAATCACATTATCCTCTCACTACtctgaattattttcattaatttactaaatttttcatgtttctaaaaATCTCCAATGTGACTTTGccattacagtaaaaaaaaaaaacaacactatcctgcaatttctatttttttattttccattttgtttgaaaggcagagagacacataaAGAGAgtgatctcccttctgctggctcactacccaaatatcTACAGCAATAGCCTGAAACTCAGTAAGGGTCTTCTATATTTCCATCCAATAGAAAAGAAATAGGGAAGAAAGGAGGACGAGGAACAAGAGGTAAAGGACCAAGTGGGTGTTAGCAACCCAAGAACTTgatccattacctgctgcctgccagagtgcATATTTAtgggaagctgaatcagaggttGAAGaattggaacttgaaccaggcactccagtatgaagGGCAGGCATCCTAagaggtgacttaactgctgccaAAGCAGATCCCACAACTTTCATTTTGAGTGTGTTAACTTTGGTAACATGTTTTTTTGGTCTAAGCAGTATTGTACTTATAGCTTTTTATGATCTTCAGTAGAGGTCTATAATCAAAACGTAAGTCCATAAgtcaaaacatgtttattttctgCTACATTCAACATGTAAATCCCAATAATCCTTTATGTTATTGATATTATATTGAAAACCctttgtttataaaattatttcacgaattataattttaattgcatTCCTGAGTTTGTGCTAAGTGGAATCTTTGTCCTTTggacaaaataatttattttaaatatttgaaaaatttttttgcagCAGACAAAGGCTGAAAGCAGTCCTACAATGCAAAGAACTTTATGTCAACAAaacctgaaataaataaatgtggaacTACTAGATAATCTATGAGTCATGGAAGTGAAAATAAATCACTTAGCCTAGTGGCATCTCTCATAAATAGGAGCAAAGTCAGTGAAGTTCTTCTCTGGAAAAcaatatcagaaaataaaaaacaaagtcatCCAAATGGGACAGATGTTTGACTTAGTGGTTAGAAAGACAGTTAAGGAGGCTAGTGGTGGCACACTAAGTTGagttgccacttgtgacactagcatcccatagtggagtgcctattcaagtcccagccgctccacttcttttccagcttcctgctaatgcacctggggaggcagaagaaggctgcccaaatacttggctccttccacccatgtaggagatcaagatgaagttcctggctcctggctttggtctggcccagacttggctcttgtggccatttgtacaATGTATGAGCAGATacatgatctttctctctttctgtctcagtcTATCTTTCTATGTTGTtatgtctttaaataaaataaatgcattttaaaaagaacagttaAGCTGCTTGCATCCAATTATTGGAATGCCTAGGCTCAAGGCCTGCTTCtgaatcctgactccagcatTCTGCTTAGGCAGATCCTAGAGAGCATCAGAAAAGGTTCAAGAAATTGGGCTTTGACCACCCATGTGGCCATGTTCTATCCCTGTGCATTTCTGAGGAGCAACATGAATGAGTTTAGTGATAAAAATTCAGCAAATCTACAAGGACACTACCATTGTTGAGTTTAGCCTGCAAAGGAAACAACCATTTCAAAATAATAGAATTGAGACCCCCCTAAACTTCCATGTATTAGATTTACCAACTTCTGCATAGACTATTCACTGATGTGATACCTAGAATTAGAAAACAAGTTTTAAACTGAAAACTCCCAAAACTGCTATGTTTGACAGTAATTATTGTAGAACTTTTAGACTTTAAGACTCCAATGAAAGATTCtctagaaaaagagggaaaggaaaaaaagttttaattatgaagtaaaaattaaatccatAGAGATTTCATGGAGAAATGAAAGGTATTAAGAGGATGATAAATAAAAGTTAGATATGGAGGAGAGAATGACAAAGTCTTTAACAATGCAGAAATAAAATACTGGAAAACATATACAAGTGTCATGAGAGGAAAGCTGAAAGTTAAACATCCAGTAGAAAAGAAGTGGGGGAAGGAAGATGAGGAACAAGAGGGAAAAGAAGTGGATAATAAGGGGAGTAGTGcacaaaaaataatatgtatttgttaagaaaatgtttgaaaaccataTTAACAAGGTTAACATGTTGTATATGTACAAAAACTTGTTCCCAACAATTGAAAAACATCTATTCTTCTCATACAGGGAGCATCCTTAAGCTGTAATCGTGAACTagattctttttgtaaaaaaaagattgatttacttatttgaaaggcacagttacagagaggcaaagacaaaggcaaagagagaggtcttccatctgctggttcactccccagatgaccgcaatgtctggagctgcaccgatctgaagccaggagccagcagtttcttccgggtgtcccacgtgggtgcaggagcccaaggacttgggccatcttctactgctttcccaggccataacagagagcttttgaaaagtggagcagccagaactcaaacctgcacccgtATCGGATGCCAGtgcaacaggtggtggctttacccactataccacagtgccagacccatgactctttttttttaaatattctatttacttatttgagaagtagagttacagagagaaggacagagagaaaggtcttccatctgcctgtttactccccatatggctgcaatggcaggagctgggccaatccaaagacaagagccaggagcttcttccaggtctcccattagggtgcaggggcccaagcacttgggccatcttctactgctttcccaggctgtaagcagagagctggatctataaaggagcagctaggatataaatcggtacccatatgggatcctggcgctgAAGGCgaaggctttatctgctacaccacagcgccagcctccatgaACTAGACTCTTAATCAAACCTGACATAcagtacatttcaaataaatacaggagATACTCCCCCTGTTGTATTATTCCTAAATTTTAGAACTCAGAAAGTAGAAATATAAAGAGTTGCTCTTGGCCTGAGAGGTTATCTGTTTCAAGTttgttaaaaagaataaaatagaagctATTTGTAATAAACActactaaaatattaatttttccttatttaaaataataaaatgttgatGAGCCTTCTATACTTTAGAATGCTATGTATCCTGGACTTCAAAGTGTTCCAAGCTCCATGCTCACTcaaattttttcaaatatctctGTATTTTCAAGATTCCTCCTTCACTGGATATCTAAAGTTCATATTCTTTTCCCAGATATTGAAGGTGGATGATATATAAATCTGACGGGCAGGGCCTTAGGTGACTTCATTGCCAGCTTCTGTGCAGCATTCCTAACCCACAGATGCCATGCCTGTCTTCCCATCCCATACGGTTCAGAAGGAATCGTTCTTCCTCCTGATGGCTACATTCAATGTAAAATTAATACTGTTGCTGTTCAACAAGTAATTTAATGATGGGTTAAgttaaataagcatttttgttCCTGAATCAAAATGTCATTAATTTGATCTGCGTTTCTCTTTACATGATTTCTTTGTAATTGGAATCTATCTTCCTTCATGAGTGTGAGATTTAGCAAAAGCTTTAAGAACCTATATCgggctagcgccgtggctcaacaggctaattctccaccttgcagcgccagcacaccaggttctagtcccggtcagggcaccggattctgtcctgattgcccctcttccaggccagctctctgctatggcccgggagtgcagtggaggatggcccaagtgcttgggccctgcaccccatgggagaacaggataagcacctggctccggcctttggatcagtgcagtgcgctggccacagcgcccaggccgcagtggccattggagggtgaaccaacggcaaaggaagacctttctctctgtctctctctctctcactgtccactctgcctgtcaaaaaaaaaaaaaagaacctatatCATATTGTTGGCTTCAGCTGCAAATTCCAAGAATTTAGGAGAGCCCACTGATGCCACAGACTAATTCATTGACTGGGCATTCATGCACCCTTAGAACATTAACCCATTTGGCACAAAATGTGATATAACAATAAACTTCTTATTCAaatagcatatatatattttttcttatggaAGTTGGGGAAACTACACATTAAGCAATAAGACATGAAACGTATGCTGAAGACCTCTTTCCTGATTCCTGAGTGGGAGTCTTCTTGCCGTGTCCTTACTTGGCAGAATGATAAAGCAAGCTCTGTTGACAATCAAGACATCAATCTCATTCGACAGAGATACTATTTCATGACATCATCTAATCCTTATTACCTCACAAGTATCCACTTTCTTCCtgttgtaaaatatatttataggtTTAcctgaaagaaagagtgagaaggacagacagattTTCCTTCCAGTGTCTCACACTAtcacccaaatgcctgaaacagcaagGGCAAAGGCTGGCTAAAGCCTGAAAATACATTCAGATCTCCCTTGCAactgtcaggagcccaagcaatctgaaccatcatctactgcctcccatgatgcattagcaggaaagtggattgaaagaagagtagctgggactgatatgagatacaggcatcccaagaagcaggTCTAATGCCTGCCTCAAAGACCCAACTTTCTTTGCTTCCCCATTAGGAGGTAAGATTTCagggggaggccggcgccgcggctcactaggctaatcctccgccttgcggcgccggcacaccgggttctagtcccggtcggggcaccgatcctgtcccggttgcccctcttccaggccagctctctgctgtggccagggagtgcagtggaggatggcccaagtccttgggccctgcaccccatgggagaccaggataagcacctggctcctgccatcagatcagcgcggtgcaccggccgcagcgcgctaccgcggcggccattggagggtgaaccaacggcaaaaggaagacctttctctctgtctctctctcactgtccactctgcctgtcaaaaattaaaaaaataataataataataataaataaataaataaaaagatttcaggGGGAAATGAGCATCCAGCCTGGAAAAgttactgtattttatttaaagtgaATACATGTttgagctttctccctaataTATCCCTCTGCCCTCTATGCAGGTTTAAGTTCGAGAACTATCAGTATGTCCTGGCTTTGGTTTTTGCCGTTGAGGAGATCAACAAGAACCCCCATCTTTTACCCAACATGTCTCTAGGATTTGATCTCTATAATGTCCCTTATACGGAATGGAAGACATTGGAGAGTTCCCTCACTTGGCTGTCAGGATTTAACAAATATGTACCAAATTACACCTGCAGAAGACAAAGGAAGTCTGTAGCAGCACTTACAGGAACATCGTGGGCAACTTGTGCCCAGATTGGGACACTGCTGGAACTTTACAAATTTCCACAGGTGAGGGTATGTGGGATGGGAGGAAATAAACCCATGTCTTCCTGAGTAACACTGTCAGGTTTCTTAAAACAATGAAGAGAGTCTTGATATGCGTCTCTCAATGTGTATAATCTCAAAGGGCAAGTACTCAAATACCTGATGGGAAcccacatttcctttttttgtgagTAGGGATCACAGAGAGCAGAAAAGCAGACAAAGGGGTTTCCTTGAACTCTGAGTTTGATAAGGTTTTTTGAGAAGCTTTCATGATGCAGATAATTTGAAATATGGAACACTCCTACTACTCATGGCCTTTGCTTCATGGTCTTTAAAACCAACATTGTGGTTTGTCTGagaagaattgtttatttataaaaatatttattaatgtatatatttatatgtgcatGCATGTAAGTATTGGGAAGGCATAGTAAAACAGGACAAGATGAGAGAAAATGAAACCAATAGAGAGGGGttttcttccatccatgggttcactcctcaaagggccacaacacccatgtctgggccaggtcaaagccaggagccaagaactacaGTTCATCTtgaacatgggtggcaggtgaccAAGTATtgtggccatcttctaccacctttccatcatattagcaggaagctggatcagagcagagaaTCCTGCttcaaaccagcattccataaGCATCAAAAGCAGCAAGTTATTttgctgaaccacaatgctggcttggAGACCACACTTTATGGTGATCCTGTTCCTCATATTGcttccaattttcttttctcttcagcTCACATTTGGGCCATTTGACCCTATTCTGAGTGACAGCACtcagtttccttctctctatCAAATGGCCCCAAAGGACACATCTCTTGCTCTTGGCATGGTCTCCTTATTACTTCATTTTAGATGGACATGGGTAGGCGTGACCATCTCAGATGACCATAAAGGAATTCAATTTCTCTCAGACATTACAGAAGCCATGGAAAGGAATAAAGTATGTATAGCTTTTGTGGAAGTGGTCCCAGTCACTGCAGTGTCATACTTCACAAAAGCTTGGTCATATCATCGCCAGATCAGGCAATCATCAGCTAATGTGGTGATCATTTACGGTGATGCTGACTTTCTACTCGGCTTAACTGTTAGTATTGACAGAGATTCGATTATATGGAAAGTCTGGATCACAACCTCACAATGGGTGATCAATACTGAAAAGAACAATTTCTTACTTGACGCCTTCCATGGGACTCTGATTTTTTCACATCACCATGAGGAGATTTCAGGATTCAAAAATTTTATTCAGACTGCTAGTCCTTCCAAATATCCAGAAGACTTTTATCTCACCAAATTTTGGTATTTTGCTTTTAACTGCTCAGTTTCTGAGTCTGACTGTAAAACATTAGAGAACTGTCCTCTCAATGCCTCTTTGGCCTGGCTGCCTAGGAACATTATGGACATGTCTATGACTGATGGGAGTTACAATGTATACAATGCTGTGTATGCTGTGGCCCAGACCCTTCATGAAATGATGCTTCAACAAGTAGAAATGCAACCAACATGGGATGAGGAAGGACTGGCATTTATCCCATGGCATGTAAGGTCTCCTCCGTTACATAGCATGTAGAAACATCAATGCATATTTTATTAGAGGTGCTACAAGTGACCAACTCCATTAGTACAGCACTTTTTCTCCAATATCACAGGATATTTTCCACTTGTTTCAGTGTCTAGGACAATCTAGACATGGTAGAAATAGGCATCAATTACAAAATGGCTGTGGCAACATGAAATGTGATAAGATTcaagatgttttttaaagaagactATAATATATTGCCTATTTTCCAGtgtgaaaaataaatactaagtCATAGAGTTATTCAATGATAACAGGTCAATTACTTTTAAGTGGGAAAATGGTTAGGAGAACAATAATGGATATGTTATGTCAATGGTCTCTTTGAATTCTGAAACCACTTTAGATACTGATAACCTCATTTTGCCAAACAGCTGGGAACAACCAGAGAGGAAATGAATGTGTGAACATTCACTCTAGACTCGAGATTTGTTGGATTCCCATGATTACTGAATGGATGGTCTTTCTTTTAGTGTTTTCTCTTAAATTGACTCTGACACTTTATAAATATTATGATACCTTAGTTCTCCAtaggctttcatttattttacttcattgcATGCCTGTGATAAAGTTTCATTATAAAGTGGAAATTAAACAATGAAGAGTAAACACTAATTCAAGTTTACTGTTCAACAATGAAGCACACTTCCTCATAGAATGATGTATCTCTTTTAGCTGCACCCCTTTCTGAAGAATATCCAATTCAAAAATCCTGCTGGAGACCAAGTGCATATGGATCATAAAAGAAAACTGGATGCAAAATATGACATTCTcaacttctggaattttccagagGGTCTTGGATATAAGGTGAAAGTAGGACAGTTTTCCTCTTACATTCAAGATGGCCAACAACTGTCATTATCTGAGGAGATGATAGAGTGGTCCACAGGAATTAAACAGGTAGGTTGGCCCTAACTGTGATGCTTCGCCTTACATATAAATAACCAAAATATTATTGTGATTGTTTATGCCCCTCACTGGTCATTAAAGGTCACATATGAACATTTAACAACTCACCCTCTAATTTTTTTGGCATCATCAAGGGAAATCTATTTCTGAGATGCTAAGATGGTTCAATATGCACAAACCAAAAAATGTGATATACCACTAAAAGAATGAAGGGCAAAAAGCACAATCTAAGTAGATTTAGAAAAAAGGAGTTGAACGATTTCtcatccattcatgataaaagTAAACTCAAAaattacagagggaggagatgtacaatttgggacatgctcaagctgacttgtcccaaatggcagagttagaaatgtgccaagggattccaattcaattccatcaaggtggcatgtgccaatgccatctcactagtccaagtgatcaatttcagttcacaattgatcataatgatagatctaagagtcaaagggatcacataaacatgactagtgtctgctaatactaactgatagaatcaaaaagggagagaaccatccaacattggaattgggagacacagaagactcatagaatggcagatgtcctaaatagcactctggcctcagaatcggcccttaaggcattcagatctggctcaagagcccatgagagtatttcaggcatgggaagccaagacactctggaaaaaaaaaaaagaagacctaaatgaaagatctctgcaagtgagataccagtggaaagaacggggccatcaaagaatgaagtgcctttctctgaagggaggagagaacttccactttgactatgaccctgtcagaataagattggagttggtgaaccctaaaggcttccatagccttggcaactcatgacaagagtctagggagattactgatgccataaacaagagtgtcaaattgttaagtcaacaacaggagtcactgtgcacttgctcctcatgtaggatctctgtccttaatgtgttgtgcaatgtgaattaatgctataactagtactgaaacagtattttacactttatgttctgtgtgggtgcaaactgatgaaatctttactcaatatatactaaactgatcttctgtatataaagaaaattgaaaatgaatctttatgtgaatggaatgggagagggagcgggagttgggagggttgcaggcaggagg
This DNA window, taken from Lepus europaeus isolate LE1 chromosome 12, mLepTim1.pri, whole genome shotgun sequence, encodes the following:
- the LOC133771347 gene encoding vomeronasal type-2 receptor 116-like → MSLGFDLYNVPYTEWKTLESSLTWLSGFNKYVPNYTCRRQRKSVAALTGTSWATCAQIGTLLELYKFPQLTFGPFDPILSDSTQFPSLYQMAPKDTSLALGMVSLLLHFRWTWVGVTISDDHKGIQFLSDITEAMERNKVCIAFVEVVPVTAVSYFTKAWSYHRQIRQSSANVVIIYGDADFLLGLTVSIDRDSIIWKVWITTSQWVINTEKNNFLLDAFHGTLIFSHHHEEISGFKNFIQTASPSKYPEDFYLTKFWYFAFNCSVSESDCKTLENCPLNASLAWLPRNIMDMSMTDGSYNVYNAVYAVAQTLHEMMLQQVEMQPTWDEEGLAFIPWHLHPFLKNIQFKNPAGDQVHMDHKRKLDAKYDILNFWNFPEGLGYKVKVGQFSSYIQDGQQLSLSEEMIEWSTGIKQIPHSVCSESCNPGFRKSPQEGKASCCFDCIPCPENEISNDTDMDQCMKCADHQYANVERNQCLQKAVTFLGYEDPLGKSLACTALGFSVLTVLALGIFVKHRDTPIVKANNRVLSYVLLISLTFCFLCSLLFIGRPNTATCILQQTTFGMVFTVAVSTVLAKTITVVLAFKITAPGRRIRHLLVSGAPNAVIPICSLIQLTLCGIWLGTSPPFIDTDVHAEYAHIIIVCNKGSATAFYCVLGYLGSLALGSFTVAFLARNLPDTFNEAKFLTFSMVVFCSVWVTFLPVYHSTKGKVMVAVEVFSILASSAGLLGCIFAPKCYVILLRPDRNSIQKIKVS